The genomic window AAATTTTGTAGAGGCGAATTGTTTTTTTGAACTTGATTTTCCTTGCTGACAGCTTTATTACGTTCAATATGCGTCTTAGTTCTTCATAACAAGTTAAAAACCTGTAAGAGACAGGTGGCAAGTTTTTTGAACTTGATTTGCCTTGCTGACAGCTTTATTACGTTCAATATGCATCTTAGTTCTTCACAACAAGTTAAAAACCTGTAAGAGACAGGTGGCGGTTAAGTCACTAATTTATTCAATGACAAGAAATTTGAAGTGTTCGAGTATTTTCCGAGTCAGCCATCGAGGGTGAACCACCTGCAGCATTGTTAATCTTTACGAATCAcgcaaaatgaagaaaaggtATACCAAAAAATAAGCAATAAACAAAACGAAGGTCTAGAAAACCGTGCAAAAAAGACAATACAAAAGTACTTCTGAGCTTTTAAGAAGAGACCACTGGAAACAGTTAAAAGACTTCTCATTGGGAACCGGAATTAATAACgaaatgattattttaaaaggcAATTGGTAAGTTCCTTATACCTCACAaggaaattaaaagcatttttgtgGATGAAACTTTATTTACAGTCTTAGTAAGGATAAAGTATGATATGCGACGCATCAAGTGCGAGTTGTCTTTATGGAAGGGAGTTAGTCATGTTCAAGGCGGAAAACAAAAGGTATTTATTGACGTTCTAACATTTATTTACTCTTCCTTCCTTTTAAAAGGGGGTCATTAAACCGAACATCGCTCTGTTGTTTAAATGAGAAATAAGATTTGAGTTCCCTTCTGTTTATTTAAAGCGTGTAGTCGAGGTTGTATGGAAAcgaaaaaatgtcttttttggAACTTATGTGATGGTCAAAAGACACGTTTTTTTGTGTTTGGACAGTTTCTTATCGGACCTTCCAATAAGCCAATCTCATCCAAAGTTTTAGTTTTTATCAACCAAACACATTtgaagttgtagtttaaatcaaccgaTCGGACTTTGTCAGTCtttgaatgcaaattttcctttctttctttcataacttggctattcttcctctctcggaaattgtaatttttatgattaactGGTAATAAGACTTcctgtcgtccaattcggtctgtaatcatactcgtgataagcaaatcggactcccgctgcacggtcgtccgattttgttatcaatCGTATTATTAAAGAATAATTGGGCACCACTCAGCCATATTACTATTACTAAAAATTCGTAGGAAACTTTAAACGGATGCTTCCGGTTTAGTGACGAATTGATTCCAAATTTCTGGGACTGTGTTGATTATTTTACCTCCGTAGACGTAACTAAAAgtatttgtgcttttttttcctttttccaaagGAGCGGGGACTGAAGTTATAAATTTTCATCGTTGTAAGCtcgttttttctttcgataatgtagtttattttttatttcttttaattctatCAAAATAGTCAAAGCCGTACTTGGCCTATCTCCCTTTTTATTGcttaaacatgaaaaacaatcGCCGTTATCTTCGTAATTTTTATCTTAAGTCAATAAAGGCTTTTCTAATCGTTATAGTCAGTGGGTCAGTGACTTTGACATGTTTGATCTGTTTTCTGCCGATAAAAACGACCAAAAAAAGAGATGACTGGCAACTGAGTCACTGCAGCAGAGTCCCTTATATCAAATCTTCAAGATGTTGACATTTGTCGTGAACATTTCACGTGAACTCGGTCCTAGGAAATTTCGCGAACCGAAAGACCATCAACTGTGCTCGAAAAACTCGTTGATGGTATGTACAAGCTTCACTGATGTAAGCTTTCGGTGTCGGAAAGTTGATTTGCATATAGTTTTGCGTACACGGTGTCATTTATTTTCAACCGGATCAGGTGCTTAACGATCATTGAATTGATGTTTTATCTTGACATTAAAGCTAAAACTTTCGAAACAAGGACTTGtctaatttcatctttgtcGGTCTAGTAACTGTTAGTACGGAAACATCATGCTAAGTATTTTCAATAACGGCGAAAATTTTGTCAGTAATCAAGATGAAATTGCTATGACTACGAATCAAATTCCAAGTTGGTCTGTCGCGTTTCTGTTTGTTTCACGTCTCTTGAATGTAAATATTAGCCTGGCGGCTCCGATTCACTCTCAGCtgtttccaatttttattttccgagtgaaccttttaactcccagaagtgattaactagTATCTTCCCCCTATAATACAcatgcactatccagcaaacaggtaatgagaaaactcaaatgTGTCGGGCAGAatttgttaccttgatctaacaccaaattctcgtcactaatttacaaggaaatgtgtagcagctagaggggagaattaacaagcagatcttgggaatgaaagggttgaaGAGAAAAAGACATCTTTTAAAATACTGCATCGCAATCCGCgatattttcgctgattgttcAATTCAGTTGGATTGCCGAATTGGTCATTGCAAAAATCCACCTTTGATAACGTTTTGGGAAAGTTGGCAGAGATGACAAtgtttattttatcaaaatagCAGGGAAATTGCGGGGATGTCAGTGTCGCCTCAAACGTCAAGAGATAATTTCTTCTTGAGAGCTACCGCAGTTGTTTTAAGCTTCTGTGTTTGGATATGATTGTGTCAAATATCGCAAAGCGGGGTTtcttgaatttcattaaaatctaGAAAAAAGACTTTTCATATGCATTTCTATATCAAGTATAATGCCGTCATTTCAGAtcgttttaattaaaaagattAGTGCGATAAAGTTTTTACATATAAGTTTTCAGGTGTTGTATTTCACCTTTCTCGTGATGATTTCCATCGACAGGAAAACTTAGCGTAGTTGGTATATTATGTTAGAAAGTGAAAGGTAATCCTGGACACTGATCATTTTTAGTGATCGTACCTTTTAatttatgaataaaaatttgaGCCTTAAGGCAAGTAcgatttggatttttttaaaagaggAAACCGGAAAACTCGACTCCGAAGACAATTgcttgaaacagaaattaacaACTGAAAGGTTTCAGTCAGTTAGAAATGACTTGAACgcatcatattttttttaaacatttgtccCGATAACCAGTTGATCAGTTAAAGTTTCCGAGGTAGATTATGTGTCAAACTCCAGTGTGATATATAGGTTTTGTGAACGAGGATCTGAATCTTGAGATAAGTTTCTATATTGAGGCCACAACATTATAtagataatgaaaatgaattaaataaatggCAATAAAGTAATACCTTGCTTCGATGTACAGTTTGCAAGCAGGAAAGCAAGGAGAAGCGTTCTCCTCCACAACTTCATCACAGACCCATGCATGTCTCTTGTTTCGTTGATGTATACCGTGAAATTGTTAAGGCGCCGTCTTTGTCACTTGATCTGCGTCACCGTGTTACTTAATGGTGTTACTGTGTTATATTGCTTTGTAAGACCCTTTTTGTCCGCAcagcttttatttgttttagtatTATTGACAGACAGAATTAAGCATGGACCACAGGCATACCACCCAATGGCACGTCGGAGAGACTCCTGAGCCGGTTAAACGAAATGTGTATGTGTTCTGATTGTGGCAGAGAATGATAAAATTTGCAATGCCTATAGGTGTGAAAATCTCACTTAGTGGAATGAATTATTAAGATACTGACGTGTGgggtttttttttgcctctttcAACGTCCTCTTACGGGATCACTCTATCGCTGAATTCATAAGTCAATGTGCAGGTTGAGAGCGCTTCAGAAGAAACTGTTTAAAAAGGAGAAGATGGCAAATCAGTACACGTCTGCGTGTTATCATTTTAGGCCACTTTTCCAAGACCTCGTGAAAAAGAATTTTCATAGCTTTTAATTCAAAACCGTCTTTCATATCTTCATATCCTTGTAAGTTGTCTTACATGTCAACACAATTTGAAGGTTGGTAAGCCTGTGCTTGGACAATTGCCGcttaaaaacttctttattctcaaatAGCCAACAGCATTTAGAGACTTATTTTCAGGCCAAGGCTCCGTTGGATGAATTTACTGCTCTCTAGATGATGATGAATAATCCagtgaaattcaaattttcagtttcaataGTTAATCATTCCTTGACgtgtgtttcattttcataattgAAATGGAATAGCTGACGCCATGTTAGACCTGTTAGCTATTTAATTTCGGCGGAAATACGAACGTCAATGtatgtgtttctttatttatttaacactgAAAAACAGATGTCTATTTTGTTGGGCTCATACTTGAACGTGCGTGCGCTGGACTAACACATGACCAAAAAATGGGAAAACTACGCctcttcttttgttattttcagttatttgGGAAACTCTTAcactgatttctttttcaggttctatttataaaaacaaaagaagcttccaatttagacttgtttttttaatctctggATTATTTGCTTTCTTGAATGACACCCAAGCAGAAAGTGAAGTATCGATgaatatgtatatgtatataataTTATTTGTATATGTGTAGACCATTTGTAATTAACCGGTCAACTTGAAATGAATTTAGCTGTAGACTAATTGCGCTGCCTTTCTCTTAATTCGGTACAAATTAAACCGtcgatttgttttattttattgctcATGAAAAGGCATTTTGGCCATGTTAAGTTTCCCTCAATGTCTATtgtacaaaaatgttttattttgaggtatacAGTTTCCCtttattgaataaaaatttcacaaaagataagaaatgtaaagataTCTCTTCACAAAAAATTTAGCCACTCAGTCGAAAAATGAGATGGATGATTTTGATTCGAGTCAATGAAGCTTATGTAATCAGATGAATTGCTGTTgaaaatgtacaattttttctaaagttttaaatgacattttcCCAGCCAATCCACAGAGTTGCTGGCATAGTTATCCGTGAAGTATATCAGTTCCGGTTACGCATGATCACTGTAAGTGTTGTTTGGAGCACATGCATGGCAATTCGGGACTTATCCCGTATCATTTCAGGTCACAAACCCGTTTTGTTACTAAGTAATTCGGGACTTATCCCGTGTCGTTCCAGGTCACAGACCCGTTTTGGCACAAGTCAATCGGGAATAAACCCGTCTCATTGCGGGTCATAGTTCCGTTTTGTTGCAAGTCAATTGGGACTCATCCCGTATCATCGTGGGTCGCAGACCCGTTTTGGTACAAATCCATTGGGACTTATCTCTTAGGCAGTGCGGGTCAAACGCGGTGATACCCGTGTAAGTGAAAATCAAATTGAACTTTTTTTCCTAGTATTGCGGACTGGTTGTGTTTGTTCGTGTTTAAAaatcttctattttttttaaaggtgcTTGAAAACGCCTAGCACTTAGAGAACACAATTCAACTGTAGAAGACAAATCAAAATTACCAGCACACCTCCCAGCAATGTGTTCGTCATATCAGCCGCTCGTTTTGTTGCGGTGTTACAGCCGTCGCGATGACAACAGTCAATTTGGCAACTTGTACTACGCTTCTCGCAATCTTTGACAGCGCACAGTCTTGCTTGACCGCACATTTTTATAAAAGCTTCTTTGTATCCTTTGTTTGAGCTGTCATCCTTTGTCACTTTATGTTGCGTAATGCAGACTTCATCGTGACCAGGTGTACAATCGACAAGGTTTTCAGTCTTTTTACAGTCCTCCCAAGATTTATACGATAAACAAAGGTAGCATTTGAGATCCGCACCAACACAGGGAActgaaaatgataattaacaaagaaatgaagTTATGCGGAACTCAAACAAAGGGGTACGTAGACAAAGaacacaaattattttaaccGCATTTCGGTTGAGGGACCTACAATAGTTTTCGAAAGTAGTAACAATGTTTGTAGTGTTTTCGTTTTTAAGAAAACTCCTTTTAATTTGACGAGCAGCCTTTTCAGCCCGGTCTACACTTTTAACAATAGCGTTCTTATTAATTATTCGAGTGAAAGTTCCACTAAGAGGTTGTCTCGATATGACTCCACTCAACAGTGCCAGCTCAGTTTCTATTGTCTTCACAACTCTTTCATAAGTATAATACTGATATGTTCACGAGAGATTCAAGGCTCGTGTGCTCCTCGAGATCTCAAATCGCAAATAGCGAGGCTGGATATTTCCCTGATTTACCGGGAGGAAACTGGTAAGGTCGTTGGCGGCTAGTCATGAATCAGATGAGTCTTAAATTTCTCAAACTGTGTCCATATGACGACAATCTCAGACCAGTTTCATAGATTTGTTTTAGTTAATCATTGTACAGTAAGGAGTTTTAGAGAAATTGCACTGAGAATCATAGAACAAATTACGTCCGGTTGCGTGTCATGGAATTCGAGAACATCACTAAATTACTTCCGTGCCACTTTTTTCGGAAATCCGATTCTCTTCGAAATTATCTTGAAAAGCAAACATAACCTGATGGTAATACCGTGAAACAGCATCTGTCTTAATCATCACGTACTAGGTTTTCAATGGCAAGTTTAGGTTGCTTCAGTGTGAGACGGTTCTTTATGGGCCCCTTCCCTGAGGCATGGTCTAATTTCGTGCAGGCGTTATTAAACAAGTATGAAAGCGGAAGAAGATCCAACTCAGATTATGTCGACGTTTTTCGAATTCTTTGAGTAAAAATATGAGTCGATAGGTGTCAAATTGCTAAAACCGACGTTCATCAAGATTGCAACAATTAACTAAGAAAGCTTTGCCATACAACAAACGAAAGTGTTCAAGGTTCCTAACCCCAGGCGGGACTTCCTGTATATTTCCTAATATCTTATTTGTAACATTTATTAAAACAGTCGATCTTTGCATTTGGTCTGAAACTTCATATCGAGTTCATTTCTAGTTTTTAGTAACTGCAGGAAGTAGATATAAGGAATTATTTCTCAGTCGTGCAATACGGAGTATAGAATTgtataaaggaaatttttatgtAGAAATTTCTTcttgtatcaattttttttttctgagcaGATTTCTTCACCCAACATtacttttcctttcaaaagagCAGAGCTTGAGAACGTGGcggtttgaaatttcatttctgaaatGAATATATGAATTGTATACGAATTTATATATTAGATTTCCTTCAAATCATTCGTCATCTGAGAACGATAAACCTACACAAATCCATCCAAGTTCTTGTTTAAGAGATTATTGCATTGATTTTGTGGTAACCTTTGAGGCCGTTTAAACTGGTTTTCTAATTCTTACTCTGAAACAAATTTCCTTGAAAGTAGAATTGCTTATTAAAGCGCaagttgttgttgatgtggtCTAGCAACTATTATTGTTTGGTAACTACTACATTCGCAACAAGTTACTAACTGACTGCAGTAAATTATACTTTGAGGAACAGCGAGCAAGAAATAGGAGTGACTCGTTGGTTTCATCTTTTACACTCTTCAGTTTTATCTACGAGGAATTAAACCGGAACTGTTGAATTCCGTTGATTTTTTCCGCCATTAGAATTTATTTGAAGCGATTCAGTTGAATTATTGCAGATAATATTTTCTTCTCTCGACCATTCCTCAAATAAGTAGAATAGAttgagaaaaaagataaaaattgagTCATCACTAGAGCTTTCATAAATCTGCATGTTAAATCAAAAAAGAGCTTGTCGCTTACCCACAAACATCAGTAGCAATATTGACAACGAAGATGAGTATATCTTCTCAAGCTTCATTTTCGCAAACAGCCAAGTTATCCCCGGTCGACAACTTAAATGCCAGCCTCCAGAATACAATTGCCTCGAAATTTCCATCTGCGAAGATATTTAAACCGGTTTCGAGCCCTGACAGGCACTGATGTGATAGCCACATTTCCGCGAAGCTCAGTGCACAACGTAGCGATTGACATATCTTGTTTGAAGTCTTACATGACTGACAGTCTTCAAGGTCACGTGCCCGTATGGTTGGATAAACATCctaattattataaaattagCATTTTATAACGAGGGTTTCATTTCTTAAGCCAAGTTTTTAACAAACTTCACCGATGTGTTGTACATAATTGTGGGGTCTTGCTGGATGACTAATGGCGTACAAAGCACGCTTTTTATGCCTCAGTAACTTTGCTTTTGGTAACTTATACTTGCTTTTAGTAACCTATACTTGAGCCAACGTACCTCAAGTTGAAAGCCTATTACCATTTCCTAACGTCACATAGTAGACAACATGGTGATCAGTGTGCATACTCACGTTCCTCTGTGCACCATTCTTGAGCAGCACCAACGGTGGACCAAAGAAGGGTTTACTCGGTTTTTGCAAAAGAGTGTGGTTTTCCGTTTTTAGTGAACAATGGTACGAAAAGGTGCCCAGCACAGACGATAGATAACGAAACTGTGAGGGATAACTGCACGATACTTATTCGTGCTCTTGGTTCCCAAAAAACTTTCCTTATGTCAATTATGTTGAGTTTTGATCCATGTATTTTGACGTCAGTTGGATCCGGACCAACTAGGGATTGTTTTGGAAGCTTTTATCTGTTCCGTAAACTATTTTctttctaaatatttcttttaatttatgtTAGTAAATAATCACTTTCCTCGTTGATTTCTTCTGTCCATCTGGATTCCTGTGTTCACATCTTGTTTAAATAAAGCTATTGCATATGGGTTAAGAACAGATTAACTAGGTTATATCCATTTTATTGATAGTTTGTTGGTTTATGGTAAAGTTTCGTTCACTTTCGGTGGGTTTTATCATTAGGACAGAACGTAAGCTGGACTATTTCCGGGTTCTTTTGACGAGAGACTATTTGCATGCATGATTCAAATTAATTGTTGTTAAATTTGGAGGCTAAAACAATCTTCATATGAAAAGTTTCTctcagaaattaaaaacaaaggaaatgaccTTCAACCTGTGGCTTTCCGGACATAGTTTTCTTCCTGTTGGAAACCtgtctttgaattttttttattgccttGGCACTTTTCCTCATCCAGATCACCACTTTTGCTTCTAATCTGAGTGACAGCATTTACTGCACCGCTACTGGGTATGATAATGTCAATGACAGGCATTTTGAATCATCGTTGTGCACTCTTTCCAGTTTCTTCGTTGAGGTAATCAACTGGggagtttttcttcttttcatgttCCCCTCTACTTTGCTGAATAGGTCAACAATGAtacttaattttgaaaagtagTGGGAATCAAGTTAAAAACGCATGGGAGTTGAGGCGCTTTCAGCAAACCTGTGACCGTTTCTCTCTGGAAACGGTGTATTGCGTTAACAGCTTAGGACTTTCGTTGACATAGAAACGGAGTCTCTTGAAAAAGATGACTTAAACGTTGGAGGTGGTAAGATACTTCTCGCGGACCTGATAAAGAATACTTAGCGGTATATGTTTTGTCGGTGATTAAAGCCTGACAGGTCTTAAGAAGTGGCAATATGCAGTGACATTAGTACAGAATTGCGAGtcgttttaaaactttacaCCTACGTCTTTAAGTTGAGTGATCCGCGACGTACCCGCTATGACcatttacaaatgaaaatttattccCTACGGGTAAAATGCCCCAGTCTCCTTTAAAGGATTAAATAGGTGATATATTCGTTGGAGTGGTTTCATGAAAGAAATATGGCGATTAAATTCACGAACATCAGTCTCGTCACCAACATTGTTCGAGTTGATAGTTCCGTGCTAGCTGTATTGCATAGATCCTCATGACAGCATTTAGGGTCGCACCGCACTCCATATTTTTCGCAGTTTTTGTTTGTGCACAAATCTGCCGTACCACAAGTTCTGGAAAAAAGTTCCTCGTATTCATCTCCAGTGAGTTCCTTGTAACGCACTAGATGTTCTTTGATGCAAACTTCGTCGTGCCCATCAGGACAGTCTATGAGTTCCATTTTCGCATTGCATTCCTCCCAAGATATGTTAGATACACACGCATAACATCTGAGGGCCTCACTGCAACGAGGCACTGAAAAAGGAATAAGGAAACGCTGATAAATTTCCTACCGGAGCAATCTCGTTTTCAGGGTTTTCGAAGGGATAAGTCCTTGGAACGAGTTTGCAACTGTTGTCACGCAATCCGTTATTTTACTAACTAAAAATAAAGTGATTGTCATCGATATTCTCGCTGGATTAGACTGTCGTGTCATGCGGTTCTTGTCTGACGTCTGCAACAAAAGCTTAGTTTAGTAAGAACATATCTTCTCGTCTTTGTGAAAGAGGAGATCTGTCTGGGCTTTTAAAATCCCAGTCAGAatgacatttttcctttttttcgtttggtCCGAATCTTTTACTTCTGGTTGCCTCTCAGCTGGAAGTTAGAGTGCATCAGCTCCTTTAAACCATAGGCCATACAGCTTTTCTTTGT from Pocillopora verrucosa isolate sample1 chromosome 8, ASM3666991v2, whole genome shotgun sequence includes these protein-coding regions:
- the LOC131787922 gene encoding uncharacterized protein; translation: MEISRQLYSGGWHLSCRPGITWLFAKMKLEKIYSSSLSILLLMFVVPCVGADLKCYLCLSYKSWEDCKKTENLVDCTPGHDEVCITQHKVTKDDSSNKGYKEAFIKMCGQARLCAVKDCEKRSTSCQIDCCHRDGCNTATKRAADMTNTLLGGVLFLLKRSQPAH